The Mus musculus strain C57BL/6J chromosome 2, GRCm38.p6 C57BL/6J genome has a window encoding:
- the Olfr362 gene encoding olfactory receptor 362: MSCAPNASHSPIFLLLGFSRAGVPHTFLFLLFLFIYLTTILGNVTLVLLISWDSRLHSPMYYLLRGLSMIDLGLSTVTLPQLLVHLSSDSPAIPAARCLTQFFFFYAFGVTDTLVIAVMALDRYVAICDPLHYALVMNRQICARLLALSWVVSIVHTMLHVGLILPLCWAGDAGGNVKLPHFFCDHRPLLRASCSDTHSNELAIFLEGGFLMLGPCSLIVLSYARIGITILRLPSAAGRRRAVSTCGSHLTMVGFLYGTIIWVYFQPPSQNSRNQDMVASVMYTAITPLANPFVYSLRNKDVKGALHRLLRQGRVDS; encoded by the coding sequence ATGAGCTGTGCCCCGAATGCTTCACATTCTCCAATCTTCTTGCTCCTTGGGTTCTCAAGGGCTGGTGTGCCCCACACTTTCCTCTTTTTATTGTTCCTATTTATTTATCTGACCACCATATTGGGGAATGTGACTTTGGTACTGCTCATCTCTTGGGACTCCAGGCTCCACTCACCTATGTATTATCTCTTGCGTGGCCTCTCCATGATAGACTTGGGACTATCCACAGTCACCCTGCCACAGCTGTTGGTTCATCTGTCATCTGATTCTCCAGCCATTCCTGCTGCCCGCTGTTTGactcagttctttttcttttatgcatTTGGAGTCACAGATACACTTGTCATTGCTGTCATGGCTCTGgatcgctatgtggccatctgtgaCCCTCTGCACTATGCTTTGGTGATGAATCGACAAATTTGTGCCCGGTTACTGGCCTTGAGCTGGGTGGTATCTATAGTACACACCATGCTGCATGTGGGACTCATCCTGCCACTGTGTTGGGCTGGAGATGCTGGGGGCAATGTTAAACTTCCTCACTTCTTTTGTGATCACCGACCACTCCTGCGAGCCTCTTGCTCTGACACACATTCCAATGAGCTGGCTATATTCTTGGAGGGTGGCTTTCTAATGTTGGGACCTTGTTCCCTTATTGTACTTTCCTATGCCCGAATTGGGATCACCATCTTACGATTGCCTTCAGCTGCTGGTCGCCGCAGAGCAGTCTCCACCTGTGGATCCCACCTCACCATGGTTGGCTTCCTGTATGGCACAATCATTTGGGTCTATTTCCAGCCTCCCTCACAGAACTCCCGGAATCAAGACATGGTGGCTTCAGTAATGTACACTGCTATTACCCCATTGGCTAACCCATTTGTTTATAGTCTCCGTAATAAGGATGTGAAAGGTGCCCTCCACAGACTACTGAGACAGGGGAGAGTGGACTCCTGA